In the Tetrapisispora phaffii CBS 4417 chromosome 7, complete genome genome, one interval contains:
- the ORA1 gene encoding oxidoreductase (similar to Saccharomyces cerevisiae YMR226C; ancestral locus Anc_8.752), with the protein MSQGRKAAERLSGKIVLITGASSGIGEATAIDYLEATNGDIKLILTARRFEVLKTLKGKIAKDYPKASVHIETLDVTRTETIEPFIANLPEEFKSIDILINNAGKALGSDAVGSIDTEDIRGMMDTNVIGLIAMTQAVLPIMKAKNSGDIVNLGSIAGLDAYPTGSIYCASKFAVRGFTHSLRKELINTKIRVFLIAPGLVETEFSVVRYKGDKNAADSVYNNLEPLSAEDISDLIVYSTSRRQNTVVADTLIFPTCQASASHIYRETI; encoded by the coding sequence ATGTCTCAAGGAAGAAAAGCTGCTGAAAGGTTAAGTGGAAAGATAGTTTTAATTACTGGCGCCTCTTCAGGCATTGGCGAAGCTACTGCGATTGACTATTTAGAGGCTACTAATGGCGATATAAAGTTAATTTTAACAGCTAGAAGATTTGAGGTTTTAAAAACTTTGAAGGGTAAGATCGCTAAAGACTATCCAAAGGCAAGTGTTCACATCGAGACATTAGATGTCACTCGAACAGAAACTATTGAACCATTTATTGCCAATTTACCAGAAGAATTCAAAAGCATCGATATCCTTATTAACAATGCTGGCAAGGCTCTTGGATCTGATGCCGTTGGCTCCATTGATACTGAGGATATCAGGGGTATGATGGACACTAATGTCATTGGACTAATCGCTATGACACAAGCTGTCCTTCCTATTATGAAGGCCAAAAATTCAGGTGATATTGTCAACCTTGGTTCCATTGCTGGGTTGGATGCATACCCTACTGGATCAATTTATTGTGCCTCCAAGTTTGCAGTCAGAGGATTCACTCACAGTTtaagaaaagaattaatCAACACTAAGATCAGGGTTTTTTTGATAGCTCCTGGTTTAGTTGAAACTGAATTTTCTGTAGTCAGATATAAAGGTGATAAGAATGCAGCCGATTCTGTTTATAATAACCTAGAGCCATTGAGTGCTGAAGATATCTCTGATTTGATTGTTTATTCCACTTCAAGAAGACAAAATACAGTAGTTGCAGATACATTGATCTTTCCAACATGCCAAGCTTCTGCTTCCCATATCTATCGCGAgactatataa
- the TPHA0G00510 gene encoding uncharacterized protein (similar to Saccharomyces cerevisiae YOR289W; ancestral locus Anc_8.751): MSSVGLDEGSPYVLFSMWTLYHYFRNPSEEYNAKQCKEIFNKICLNAYPNYRLLDHSVPKSLFITWKKKKKRSLPFSNDDDYALRGCIGTFAKLPLLEGIYKYTLIAALEDSRFPSIEEKELPRLKCTCNILHSFTTIYSNKSNHKNGNINDWIIGKHGIELKYRDPISKSIVSATFLPEVMKEQGWDKHTTFEYLIEKAGCLTNISTVLDNYEKYFVEVIRYEGMESSMDYHAFQKYLDHLESALE; this comes from the coding sequence ATGTCTTCTGTAGGTTTAGATGAGGGCTCTCCATATGTTTTGTTCTCTATGTGGACACTTTATCACTACTTCAGGAACCCCAGTGAAGAATACAATGCTAAACAATGCAAAGAGATATTCAACAAGATATGTTTAAATGCATATCCCAATTATAGATTACTAGATCATTCTGTCCCTAAGTCGTTGTTCATAACttggaagaagaagaagaagagaagCTTACCATTCAGTAATGACGATGATTATGCTTTAAGGGGGTGTATTGGTACTTTTGCTAAGCTACCTCTACTGGAAGggatatataaatacacGTTGATTGCTGCCTTGGAAGACTCCAGATTCCCAAGTATTGAAGAGAAGGAATTGCCGAGGTTGAAGTGTACTTGCAATATTTTACATAGTTTTACAACAATCTACAGCAATAAATCAAATCACAAGAATGGTAACATCAATGACTGGATCATTGGGAAACATGGAATTGAGTTGAAATACAGAGATCCGATATCAAAGAGTATCGTCAGTGCTACATTTTTGCCTGAAGTTATGAAAGAACAAGGATGGGATAAACATACAAcgtttgaatatttgatagAGAAAGCAGGCTGTCttacaaatatatcaacTGTTTTGGATAATTATGAAAAGTATTTTGTAGAGGTTATAAGGTATGAAGGCATGGAGAGTAGCATGGACTATCATGCATTTCAGAAGTACTTGGATCATCTGGAATCAGCTCTGGAATAA